One region of Sulfuricurvum sp. IAE1 genomic DNA includes:
- the rpsR gene encoding 30S ribosomal protein S18 has translation MSEKRKYKKRYCKYCEAKVDYIDYKDVASLKYSLSERYKIMPRRLTGNCKRHQDMVTIAIKQARAAALVPYTVSRKVVAGAPFEEIR, from the coding sequence ATGTCAGAAAAAAGAAAATACAAAAAACGCTATTGCAAATACTGCGAAGCCAAAGTTGACTACATCGATTACAAAGACGTTGCGTCTTTGAAATACTCGCTCTCTGAGCGTTACAAAATCATGCCCCGCCGTTTGACAGGCAACTGCAAACGCCACCAGGACATGGTCACCATCGCGATCAAACAAGCGCGTGCGGCTGCCCTCGTTCCTTACACCGTATCACGCAAAGTGGTTGCGG